One stretch of Punica granatum isolate Tunisia-2019 chromosome 5, ASM765513v2, whole genome shotgun sequence DNA includes these proteins:
- the LOC116208115 gene encoding carbon catabolite repressor protein 4 homolog 1-like, producing the protein MLSVLRVHLPSDIPIVGCELTPYVLLRRPDKSLTSDDVPESAPLDGHFLRYKWYRIQSDRKVAVCSVHPTEQATLQCLGCLKAKIPVAKSYHCSPKCFSDAWQHHRILHDRAASAVNENGNEDEELYGRFNSSGSGVSNTSLSGSLSGPGLSNGSAPLYPGPAATQRSGGETWFEVGRSKTYTPTAEDIGHALKFECVVVDSETKLPVGQANTVLTSRVIPAPSPTPRRLIPVSGVDLTGHLDSEARVSSGTFTVLSYNILADMHASSELYSYCPSWALSWPYRKQNLLREIVGYRADIICLQEVQSDHFEEFFAPELDKHGYEALFKRRTNEVYAGNMSIIDGCATFFRRDRFSHVKKYEVEFNKAAQSLTDALLPSNQKKTALNRLVKDNVALIAVLEAKFGGDIPGRRQLLSVANTHVNVPHDLKDVKLWQVHTLLKGLEKIAASADIPMLVCGDFSSLPGSAPHSLLAMGKVDPSHPDLMVDPLGILRPPGKLNHQLPLVSAYSSFARMNAAPGLEKQRRRMDTSTNEPLFTNCTRDFIGTLDYIFYSADSLTVEGLLELLDEDSLRKDTALPSPEWSSDHIALLAEFRCKTSRPRR; encoded by the exons ATGCTGAGCGTGCTCCGCGTGCACCTGCCCTCGGACATACCAATTGTAGGCTGTGAGCTGACGCCGTACGTTCTCTTGCGTCGCCCCGACAAGTCCCTCACCAGCGACGATGTACCCGAGTCTGCCCCCCTTGACGGGCACTTCTTGAGATACAAGTG GTATAGGATACAGAGCGATAGGAAAGTTGCCGTTTGTAGCGTACACCCGACTGAGCAAGCCACGTTGCAGTGCTTAGGTTGTCTGAAGGCGAAAATCCCTGTGGCCAAGAGCTATCACTGTTCTCCTAAGTGTTTCTCTGACGCGTGGCAACACCATCGGATCCTTCATGATCGAGCTGCTAGTGCCGTGAATGAAAATGGAAACGAGGATGAGGAGTTATATGGACGGTTCAACAGCTCCGGTTCTGGAGTCTCAAACACTAGTTTGTCAGGTTCTCTATCTGGTCCTGGTTTGTCAAATGGTTCAGCACCTTTATACCCAGGACCCGCAGCTACACAAAGGAGTGGGGGCGAGACTTGGTTTGAAGTTGGGCGCTCGAAAACTTACACACCAACCGCTGAAGATATCGGCCATGCTCTTAAGTTTGAGTGCGTGGTAGTTGATTCAGAGACGAAGCTTCCCGTTGGGCAAGCAAATACTGTACTAACTTCCCGGGTCATTCCAGCTCCTTCGCCCACTCCTCGTCGATTGATTCCAGTGAGCGGAGTGGATCTAACAGGGCATTTAGATTCAGAAGCCCGCGTTTCCTCTGGTACATTTACTGTTCTCTCGTACAACATCTTAGCTGATATGCATGCTTCAAGTGAGTTGTACAGCTATTGCCCTTCGTGGGCTCTTTCCTGGCCTTATCGGAAGCAGAATCTTCTGCGGGAAATTGTCGGTTACCGTGCAGATATTATTTGTCTTCAAGAG GTTCAAAGTGATCATTTTGAGGAATTTTTTGCACCCGAGCTGGACAAACATGGTTATGAAGCATTATTCAAGAGAAGAACTAATGAG GTTTATGCTGGGAATATGAGTATAATAGATGGGTGTGCAACATTCTTTCGCCGAGACAGATTTTCCCATGTGAAGAAATATGAG GTTGAATTTAACAAGGCTGCTCAGTCATTGACAGATGCCTTACTCCCTAGTAACCAGAAGAAAACTGCTCTAAACCGATTGGTTAAG GATAATGTTGCTCTTATAGCTGTTCTTGAAGCAAAATTTGGAGGAGACATTCCTGGACGGCGACAGCTTCTTTCTGTG GCTAATACTCATGTTAACGTGCCTCATGATCTCAAAGACGTCAAATTGTGGCAG GTCCACACTCTTTTGAAAGGACTAGAAAAAATAGCTGCCAGTGCCGACATTCCAATGCTGGTCTGTGGAGATTTCAGCTCACTTCCAGGAAG TGCGCCTCATTCTCTCCTTGCCATGGGAAAGGTGGACCCATCTCATCCCGACTTAATGGTCGACCCTCTAGGAATCCTGCGTCCTCCTGGAAAATTAAATCATCAACTGCCCCTG GTCAGCGCGTACTCCTCCTTTGCAAGGATGAATGCAGCTCCTGGCTTGGAAAAGCAGAGGAGGAGAATGGATACTTCGACAAATGAGCCCTTGTTCACTAACTGTACTCGAGATTTTATCGGCACCCTGGATTACATATTTTACTCAG CGGACTCATTAACTGTGGAGGGTCTGCTGGAGCTCTTGGATGAGGATAGCTTGAGGAAAGACACTGCGCTTCCTTCTCCGGAGTGGTCCTCCGATCACATAGCACTTCTAGCCGAATTCCGCTGCAAGACTTCGAGACCCCGACGATGA
- the LOC116209172 gene encoding fatty acyl-CoA reductase 2, with the protein MEALSFSSLMASPANKVRLVAARKGRSLQVRCQGGGNVSKSVGISSSSSGVFTERERPTDHTRAVMEAGSLVLSPNGTSENITTKELMPYAGGHGHSLVEMDEGIGIVRFLRGKRFFITGATGFLAKVLVEKILRTVPDVGKIFLLIKAKDKEAAMGRLTNEIMNSELFKCLRQTYGASYEPFLRSKLVPVVGDVCESNLGLDEDLADFIAKEVDIIVNSAANTTFDERYDVAIDINTRGAHNIMSFAKRCKKVKLFLQVSTAYVNGRRQGKILEKPFGIGDSITRESFTAKQCNGSFPKLDVEREINLALSTKEGLEDHAAAQKMKELGLDRAKKFGWQDTYVFTKAMGEMVIDDMRGEIPVVIIRPSVIESTWKEPFPGWMEGNRMMDPIVLYYGKGQLTGFLVDPNGVLDVVPADMVVNATLAAIARHGMAAKPDIAVYQVASSVVNPLVFQELALLLHEHYCSSPCMDPKGRPIPVSSMKLFSSMEEFSAHLYGDASRRSGAYSKGKLSQRLEVICRKAVEQAKYLANIYEPYTFYQGRFDNSNTQRLMESMSEEEKRSFRFDVQSIDWKDYITNVHIPGLRRHVMKGRRTAV; encoded by the exons ATGGAGGCTCTCTCCTTCAGCTCCCTCATGGCCTCCCCGGCCAATAAAGTCCGGTTAGTGGCGGCGAGGAAGGGAAGGAGCCTCCAGGTCCGTTGCCAGGGTGGTGGGAATGTGAGCAAGTCGGTCGGGATCTCGTCCTCCTCAAGCGGTGTTTTCACGGAAAGGGAGAGGCCGACCGATCACACAAGAGCTGTGATGGAAGCAGGGAGCCTGGTCTTGTCCCCAAATGGGACAAGTGAGAACATTACCACGAAGGAGCTGATGCCTTATGCAGGTGGGCATGGCCACTCTCTGGTGGAAATGGATGAAGGGATCGGGATCGTCCGGTTCTTGAGGGGGAAGAGGTTCTTCATTACTGGTGCAACGGGTTTCCTAGCAAAAG TTCTAGTTGAGAAGATCCTGAGGACAGTCCCCGATGTCGGAAAAATATTCCTCCTGATCAAAGCAAAGGACAAGGAAGCTGCAATGGGAAGATTAACAAATGAA ATCATGAATTCGGAACTCTTTAAGTGCCTCCGGCAGACTTACGGAGCATCCTATGAACCTTTCCTGCGGAGCAAGCTTGTTCCCGTGGTTGGAGATGTCTGTGAATCAAATCTTGGACTGGATGAAGATTTGGCCGACTTTATCGCCAAGGAAGTGGATATCATTGTAAATTCAGCAGCTAACACTACATTTGATGAAAG GTACGATGTAGCTATTGACATAAACACAAGAGGAGCTCACAACATCATGAGCTTTGCAAAGAGGTGCAAGAAAGTGAAGCTCTTCCTGCAGGTTTCAACCG CTTATGTAAATGGACGTAGACAAGGGAAAATATTGGAAAAGCCATTCGGCATAGGTGACAGCATAACGAGGGAAAGTTTCACAGCCAAGCAATGCAATGGTTCCTTCCCGAAATTGGATGTGGAAAGAGAAATTAATTTGGCTTTGAGTACAAAGGAAGGTTTAGAGGATCATGCTGCAGCTCAGAAGATGAAAGAGTTGGGTTTGGACCG GGCTAAGAAGTTTGGTTGGCAAGATACTTATGTGTTCACAAAGGCGATGGGAGAAATGGTAATCGATGACATGAGAGGGGAGATACCAGTGGTCATAATAAGACCGAGTGTGATCGAGAGTACTTGGAAGGAGCCGTTTCCTGGATGGATGGAAGGAAATAG GATGATGGACCCCATTGTCTTATATTATGGAAAGGGGCAGCTCACAGGATTTCTAGTAGACCCGAATGGAGTGCTCGATGTG GTCCCAGCAGACATGGTAGTGAACGCAACCTTAGCGGCAATAGCTAGGCACGGAATGGCTGCAAAACCCGACATTGCAGTGTACCAGGTTGCTTCATCAGTCGTGAACCCTCTGGTCTTCCAGGAATTGGCTCTATTGCTGCATGAGCATTACTGTTCTTCCCCATGCATGGATCCAAAGGGCAGgcctatcccggtctcatcaATGAAGCTATTTAGCTCTATGGAAGAATTCTCTGCCCACCTTTATGGAGATGCTTCTCGGAGAAGTGGCGCCTACTCAAAGGGGAAGTTGTCTCAAAGGCTTGAAGTTATATGCAGGAAGGCTGTGGAGCAAGCAAAGTATCTGGCGAATATTTACGAGCCATATACATTCTACCAGGGAAG GTTCGATAACAGCAACACTCAAAGACTGATGGAGAGCATGtctgaagaagagaagagaagctTCAGGTTCGATGTCCAGAGCATTGATTGGAAAGACTACATCACTAACGTCCATATACCTGGCCTGAGGCGGCATGTGATGAAGGGCAGAAGGACTGCCGTGTAA